The Pseudomonas iranensis genome includes a window with the following:
- the hutH gene encoding histidine ammonia-lyase, with protein MTALNLIPGQLSLAQLRDVYQNPVTLTLDNSASAQVEASVACVEQILAENRTAYGINTGFGLLASTRIASEDLENLQRSLVLSHAAGVGQPISDELVRLIMVLKVNSLSRGFSGIRRQVIDALIALINAEVYPHIPLKGSVGASGDLAPLAHMSLVLLGEGKARYKGEWLEATEALKVAGLTPLTLAAKEGLALLNGTQVSTAFALRGLFEGEDLFAGAVALGSLTVEAVLGSRSPFDARIHAARGQKGQIDAAAAYRDLLGERSEVSASHQNCDKVQDPYSLRCQPQVMGACLTQFRQAAEVLAVEANAVSDNPLVFAAEGDVISGGNFHAEPVAMAADNMALAIAEIGSLSERRISLMMDKHMSQLPPFLVANGGVNSGFMIAQVTAAALASENKALSHPHSVDSLPTSANQEDHVSMAPAAGKRLWEMAENTRGILAVEWLAAVQGLDLRNGLKTSPKLEQARAILRKEVAFYEKDRFFAPDINAATELLASRCLTELVPAKLLPSL; from the coding sequence ATGACTGCGCTGAACTTGATCCCCGGCCAACTGAGCCTGGCCCAACTGCGTGACGTCTATCAGAACCCGGTCACACTGACCCTCGACAACAGCGCCAGCGCGCAGGTCGAGGCCAGCGTCGCCTGCGTCGAACAGATTCTTGCGGAGAACCGCACCGCCTACGGCATCAACACCGGTTTCGGCCTGCTGGCCTCGACGCGCATCGCCAGCGAAGACCTGGAGAACCTGCAGCGTTCGCTGGTGCTCTCGCACGCTGCCGGCGTCGGCCAGCCGATCAGCGATGAGCTGGTGCGACTGATCATGGTGCTCAAGGTCAACAGCCTCAGCCGGGGTTTTTCCGGCATCCGTCGGCAGGTGATCGATGCGCTGATCGCGCTGATCAATGCCGAGGTCTATCCGCACATTCCGTTGAAAGGTTCGGTCGGTGCGTCGGGGGATCTGGCGCCGTTGGCCCACATGTCGCTGGTGCTGCTGGGCGAGGGCAAGGCCCGCTACAAGGGCGAATGGCTTGAAGCCACCGAAGCGCTGAAAGTGGCTGGTCTGACGCCGCTGACCCTGGCGGCGAAAGAAGGTCTGGCGCTGCTCAACGGTACTCAGGTTTCCACGGCGTTTGCGCTGCGCGGTTTGTTCGAAGGCGAAGATCTGTTTGCCGGTGCAGTGGCGCTGGGCAGTCTTACTGTTGAAGCCGTGCTCGGTTCGCGCTCGCCGTTCGACGCGCGCATTCACGCTGCACGTGGGCAGAAAGGTCAGATCGATGCCGCTGCCGCGTACCGCGATCTGCTCGGTGAGCGCAGCGAAGTCTCCGCCTCGCACCAGAATTGCGACAAGGTCCAGGACCCGTACTCGCTGCGCTGCCAGCCGCAAGTCATGGGCGCCTGCCTGACCCAGTTCCGTCAGGCCGCTGAAGTGCTGGCGGTCGAAGCCAACGCGGTTTCCGACAACCCGCTGGTATTCGCCGCTGAAGGCGACGTGATTTCCGGCGGCAACTTCCACGCCGAACCGGTGGCCATGGCCGCTGACAACATGGCGCTGGCCATCGCTGAAATCGGCTCGCTGAGCGAGCGGCGCATCTCGCTGATGATGGACAAGCACATGTCGCAACTGCCGCCGTTCCTGGTGGCCAATGGCGGGGTGAACTCCGGTTTCATGATCGCCCAGGTCACCGCTGCGGCGTTGGCCAGCGAAAACAAGGCGTTGTCCCATCCACATTCGGTGGACAGCCTGCCGACCTCGGCCAACCAGGAAGACCACGTGTCGATGGCTCCGGCCGCCGGCAAGCGGCTGTGGGAAATGGCTGAGAACACTCGCGGCATTCTCGCCGTGGAATGGCTGGCGGCGGTGCAGGGCCTGGATCTGCGCAACGGCCTGAAGACTTCGCCGAAGCTGGAACAGGCACGGGCGATTTTGCGCAAGGAAGTGGCGTTTTACGAGAAGGACCGGTTCTTCGCCCCGGACATCAATGCGGCGACCGAGTTGCTGGCTTCGCGGTGTTTGACTGAGCTGGTTCCGGCGAAGCTTTTGCCGAGCCTTTAA
- the hutI gene encoding imidazolonepropionase gives MKTLWQHCHVATMANGAYSIIEDAAIVTSGTLIEWIGPRTQLPSGEYPAVNDLQGAWVTPGLIDCHTHTVFGGNRSGEFEQRLQGVSYAEIAAQGGGIASTVRATRDATEDELFASAAKRLKSLMRDGVTTVEMKSGYGLDLANERKLLRVIRRLAEELPISVRSTCLAAHALPPEYKDRADDYIDLVCEQMLPALAAEGLVDAVDAFCEYLAFSPEQVERVFVAAQQLGLPVKLHAEQLSSLHGSSLAARYKALSADHLEYMDEDDAIAMAAADTVAVLLPGAFYFLRETQLPPMDALRKHKVKIAIASDLNPGTSPALSLRLMLNMACTCFRMTPEEALAGATLHAAQALGMAQTHGSLEVGKVADFVAWDIERPADLAYWLGGDLDKRVVRHGVESNL, from the coding sequence ATGAAAACCCTCTGGCAACACTGCCACGTCGCAACCATGGCCAACGGCGCCTATTCGATCATCGAGGATGCCGCGATCGTGACGTCCGGCACGCTGATCGAGTGGATCGGCCCACGCACTCAATTGCCGTCCGGCGAATACCCGGCGGTCAATGATTTGCAGGGTGCGTGGGTCACCCCCGGTCTGATCGACTGCCACACCCACACCGTGTTCGGCGGCAACCGCAGCGGCGAGTTCGAGCAGCGTCTGCAAGGCGTCAGCTATGCCGAGATCGCTGCGCAGGGCGGCGGCATCGCCAGCACCGTGCGCGCCACTCGCGACGCCACTGAGGACGAGCTGTTCGCCAGCGCCGCCAAACGCCTGAAAAGCCTGATGCGCGACGGCGTGACCACGGTGGAAATGAAATCGGGCTACGGTCTCGATCTGGCCAACGAGCGCAAGCTGCTGCGGGTCATCCGGCGCCTGGCCGAAGAGCTGCCGATCAGCGTGCGCAGCACTTGCCTGGCGGCGCACGCGTTGCCGCCGGAGTACAAGGATCGCGCCGACGACTACATCGATCTGGTCTGCGAGCAGATGCTCCCGGCCCTTGCCGCCGAAGGTCTGGTCGATGCCGTGGATGCGTTCTGCGAATATCTGGCGTTTTCGCCGGAGCAGGTCGAGCGGGTGTTCGTCGCCGCGCAACAACTCGGTCTGCCGGTGAAACTCCACGCCGAGCAATTGTCCTCGCTGCACGGCTCCAGCCTCGCCGCGCGCTACAAAGCCTTGTCCGCCGATCATCTGGAATACATGGACGAGGACGATGCCATCGCGATGGCAGCCGCCGACACCGTCGCCGTACTGCTGCCAGGCGCGTTCTACTTTCTGCGCGAAACCCAATTGCCGCCAATGGACGCGCTGCGCAAGCACAAGGTGAAGATCGCCATCGCCAGCGACCTCAACCCCGGCACCTCGCCAGCGCTGTCGTTGCGTCTGATGCTGAACATGGCCTGCACCTGTTTCCGCATGACCCCGGAAGAAGCTCTGGCCGGAGCGACCCTCCATGCCGCGCAGGCGTTGGGCATGGCGCAGACCCATGGCTCGCTGGAGGTTGGCAAGGTCGCCGACTTTGTCGCGTGGGACATCGAGCGTCCGGCGGATCTGGCCTATTGGCTCGGTGGCGATCTGGACAAGCGCGTCGTGCGTCACGGCGTCGAATCGAATCTGTAG
- the hutG gene encoding N-formylglutamate deformylase, whose protein sequence is MDKVLSFKQGRVPLLISMPHAGVRLTPTVEAGLIPAARSLPDTDWHIPQLYDFAEELGASTLAAEYSRFVIDLNRPSDDKPLYAGATTGLYPATLFDGIPLFEEGQEPSKEERATYLEQIWTPYHRTLQEELARLKAEFGYALLFDAHSIRSIIPHLFDGKLPDFNLGTFNGASCDPQLASQLEAICAQHEQFTHVLNGRFKGGHITRQYGDPAQNIHAVQLELCQSTYMEEFEPFRYRADLAEPTRVVLRELLQGYLAWAKSHYSA, encoded by the coding sequence GTGGACAAGGTTCTGAGTTTCAAACAAGGCCGCGTGCCGCTGCTGATCAGCATGCCCCATGCGGGTGTGCGTCTGACCCCAACGGTCGAGGCCGGGCTGATCCCCGCTGCGAGAAGCCTGCCGGACACCGACTGGCATATTCCGCAGCTCTACGATTTTGCCGAGGAACTGGGCGCCAGCACCCTGGCTGCCGAGTATTCGCGTTTCGTCATCGACCTCAACCGGCCGTCCGACGACAAGCCGTTGTATGCCGGGGCGACCACCGGGTTGTATCCGGCGACGTTGTTCGACGGCATTCCGTTGTTTGAGGAGGGGCAGGAGCCGTCGAAAGAGGAGCGCGCAACATACCTGGAGCAGATCTGGACGCCGTATCACCGCACCTTGCAGGAGGAACTGGCGCGACTGAAAGCCGAATTCGGCTACGCGCTGTTGTTCGATGCGCACTCGATCCGCTCGATCATCCCGCACCTGTTCGACGGCAAACTGCCAGACTTCAACCTTGGCACCTTCAATGGCGCCAGCTGTGATCCACAATTGGCCAGTCAACTGGAAGCGATCTGCGCGCAGCACGAGCAGTTCACCCATGTGCTCAACGGTCGCTTCAAGGGCGGACACATCACCCGCCAATACGGCGACCCTGCGCAGAACATCCACGCCGTGCAGCTGGAACTGTGCCAGTCCACCTACATGGAAGAGTTCGAACCGTTCCGCTACCGCGCCGACCTCGCGGAGCCGACGCGGGTGGTGCTCAGGGAATTGCTGCAGGGCTACCTGGCCTGGGCAAAATCTCACTACAGCGCCTAA
- the pip gene encoding prolyl aminopeptidase, giving the protein MQTLFPQIKPHARHDLAVDDTHTLYVDESGSPEGLPVVFIHGGPGAGCDAQSRRYFDPNLYRIVTFDQRGCGRSTPHASLENNTTWDLVEDLERIRKHLGIEKWVLFGGSWGSTLALAYAQTHPERVHGLILRGIFLCRPQEIEWFYQAGASRLFPDYWQDYIAPIPLDERDDLLNAFHKRLIGNDQIAQMHAAKAWSTWEGRTATLRPNPLVVDRFSEPQRALSIARIECHYFTNNAFLEPNQLIRDMGKIAHLPGVIIHGRYDVICPLDNAWELHQAWPNSELQVIRDAGHAASEPGITDALVRAASKMAQRLLDLPLEEA; this is encoded by the coding sequence ATGCAGACTTTGTTTCCGCAGATCAAACCCCACGCCCGGCACGATCTGGCTGTCGATGACACCCATACGCTGTACGTCGATGAAAGCGGCTCGCCGGAAGGTTTGCCGGTGGTGTTCATCCACGGTGGCCCCGGCGCCGGCTGCGACGCCCAGAGCCGGCGCTATTTCGATCCGAACCTGTATCGCATTGTCACCTTCGACCAGCGCGGCTGCGGTCGCTCCACCCCGCACGCCAGCCTGGAAAACAACACCACCTGGGATCTGGTCGAGGACCTGGAGCGCATCCGCAAACACCTTGGCATTGAAAAATGGGTGTTGTTCGGCGGCTCGTGGGGTTCGACCCTGGCGCTGGCCTACGCGCAAACCCACCCGGAGCGGGTCCATGGTCTGATTCTGCGCGGGATCTTTCTCTGCCGTCCGCAGGAAATCGAATGGTTCTATCAGGCCGGCGCCAGCCGTCTGTTCCCCGATTACTGGCAGGACTACATCGCGCCGATCCCGCTGGACGAGCGCGACGACCTGCTCAACGCTTTCCACAAACGCCTGATCGGCAACGATCAGATCGCCCAGATGCATGCGGCGAAGGCTTGGTCGACCTGGGAAGGGCGCACCGCGACCCTGCGCCCGAACCCGCTGGTGGTCGATCGTTTCTCCGAGCCGCAGCGCGCGCTGTCGATTGCGCGGATCGAATGCCACTACTTCACCAACAACGCCTTCCTTGAGCCGAACCAGTTGATCCGCGACATGGGCAAGATCGCTCATCTGCCCGGCGTGATCATCCACGGTCGCTACGACGTGATCTGCCCGCTCGACAACGCCTGGGAATTGCACCAGGCCTGGCCGAACAGTGAATTGCAGGTGATCCGCGACGCCGGCCACGCCGCGTCCGAGCCGGGCATCACCGATGCGCTGGTGCGCGCCGCGAGCAAAATGGCCCAGCGCCTGCTCGACCTGCCACTCGAAGAAGCATGA